Proteins from one Orenia marismortui DSM 5156 genomic window:
- the sigH gene encoding RNA polymerase sporulation sigma factor SigH — MNLNLKCKQYINYNKMTDDEIVEFAQDGDEVALEYLIRKYRNFVKIKSRSYFLIGADREDIVQEGMIGLYKAIRDYKVEELASFRAFAELCVTRQIITAIKTATRLKHQPLNSYISLNKPIFSEDSDRTLLDVLKGSKLSNPEELFITYEAYEVLETSIKEMLSELELQVLMEYLKGKSYQDIAASLDRHVKSVDNALQRIKRKLEEFLEKNDI, encoded by the coding sequence GTGAACCTAAACTTAAAGTGTAAACAATATATTAATTATAATAAAATGACAGATGATGAGATTGTAGAATTTGCTCAAGATGGAGATGAAGTAGCTTTAGAATATTTAATTAGAAAATACAGAAATTTCGTTAAGATTAAATCTAGATCCTATTTTTTGATTGGAGCAGACAGGGAAGATATAGTACAAGAAGGGATGATCGGTTTATATAAAGCTATTAGGGATTATAAAGTTGAAGAATTAGCATCCTTTCGTGCTTTTGCAGAGTTATGTGTGACAAGGCAGATTATAACTGCTATCAAGACTGCTACAAGGCTTAAACATCAACCGTTGAATTCATATATATCGTTAAATAAACCTATCTTTAGTGAAGATTCTGATCGGACCTTATTAGATGTATTGAAGGGGAGTAAACTATCTAACCCTGAAGAGTTGTTTATAACTTATGAAGCTTATGAAGTTTTAGAAACTAGTATAAAAGAGATGTTGAGTGAATTGGAGTTGCAAGTATTGATGGAATATCTAAAAGGGAAAAGCTATCAAGATATAGCTGCTTCATTAGATCGCCATGTTAAGTCAGTGGATAATGCTTTGCAAAGAATAAAAAGAAAATTAGAAGAGTTTTTAGAAAAGAATGATATCTAG
- a CDS encoding VanW family protein, with translation MFKKTNSICFIFLILFLFVFSRNIFADFKEDRVIDNIKKYKLNNIVATYTTYFDKADINRYNNIKIASEQISGTLIMPNEIFSFNKIVGPRIKSRGYKEALEIINGKFVKGIGGGVCQVSSTLYNSILLANLKVIERNKHSLPVGYVPLGRGATVYYGQIDFRFKNNTKYPIMIMANLVNNQLTLAVLGKTNENNVEIITTKSKVLSPKVIREVDKSLELGSKQVLQSGKNGFEVLVRRLVKKGDKIIKNEFISKDIYSPRDTIIKINPKN, from the coding sequence GTGTTCAAGAAAACAAATAGTATATGTTTTATTTTTTTAATATTGTTTCTGTTTGTTTTTTCAAGAAATATTTTTGCTGATTTTAAAGAGGATAGAGTAATAGATAATATTAAGAAATATAAATTGAATAATATTGTAGCGACCTATACAACTTATTTTGATAAAGCTGATATAAATAGATATAATAATATAAAGATAGCTTCTGAACAAATAAGTGGTACGCTTATTATGCCTAATGAAATATTTTCATTTAATAAAATAGTTGGTCCTAGAATAAAAAGCAGAGGATATAAGGAAGCTCTAGAAATTATTAATGGTAAATTTGTTAAAGGGATTGGAGGAGGAGTTTGCCAAGTTTCTTCTACTCTTTATAATTCGATATTATTAGCCAATTTAAAAGTGATTGAACGAAATAAACATTCTCTTCCTGTTGGCTATGTTCCTCTAGGTAGAGGAGCAACTGTTTATTATGGCCAAATTGATTTTAGATTTAAGAATAATACTAAATATCCGATTATGATTATGGCTAATCTAGTTAATAATCAATTAACATTAGCTGTGTTGGGTAAAACTAATGAAAATAATGTTGAAATAATAACTACTAAATCCAAGGTGTTAAGTCCTAAGGTGATAAGAGAGGTTGATAAAAGTTTAGAGTTAGGTTCTAAACAAGTTTTGCAGTCTGGAAAAAATGGTTTTGAAGTGTTGGTTAGAAGATTAGTGAAAAAAGGAGATAAAATAATAAAAAATGAATTTATCTCCAAGGATATTTATTCACCTAGAGATACTATTATTAAAATTAATCCTAAAAATTAA